A single Anopheles maculipalpis chromosome 3RL, idAnoMacuDA_375_x, whole genome shotgun sequence DNA region contains:
- the LOC126561484 gene encoding uncharacterized protein LOC126561484 — translation MRCQYLLVLAVALCALAVSSSPAVKPDLPKAQDLLFNKMLAETTRPVMDAHDPRYNKMLPQPEENLIDSDISEDDEDDDTEETDDILPKKAADLNPMYAQRGKQQPVKPEVSTVGSVAINKVKINDDIDSYEEVLLKGNGKSVDIDDSYQVEDLSSEVLTFDEDKPSKLTTSKPTAKTEDEDDEYDDESDEKIDFSGVDKVLAQPLKPVPAEKSVKPSPSSTTQKPKSTTTGKQNVEILDQYDDDADMDYQYNYDDDEDNDDDDDDDDDDEDEDAEELPPQKAGKNVNTEAKKQTKPVKKTKDQNKTAAKGTDEYYYYDDDDDDEDYNVESSNNTYCPRGCICERNMHAYMVATCSRLDLETQKFTSHITDLQVLDVGPKYPIELGPEFFKKIGLSHVVSIKITNCTIVYISPQAFAGLDELYSVNLTNSGIDMIHPDTFANNTKLRLLTLSGNDLSAMQSVNHNTPYMDYMLKAPTVEELDISRCKLQELQPNAFNELKNIIYINLSENNLSNLPEGIFDNVETIEELDLSMNNIAELPKNIFTKTSLAILHLKHNKISNNVDFVTADLQKLDVSFCQIRTINNQMFKGMEGLTNLILKGNHIEKIKPMAFISLSSLRQIDLSYNNLEQISAQTFIGNKMLDIIRMNNNPRLKHLPNEGFESSYNGTFNVYFMDISNCDISELADNTFKTMPQLTRLNLAWNNLQTVRPALMAHLSKLMDLDLRNNMITELDEKTFQNNRNLNSLNLSGNQISSLASKIFHPLQYLSELDISDCDLRTIWEDSAVKAKREEVLPNLKRLNASYNVISEVFVSDLVSMGKLRVLDIRNNSLSCNERLPTLIDFLQQKQISMADSSHDHVTHAEINVLRTDNSASLKQWGQFAWEICQGDSTLSYSETEEDNEDDDDSEDADADVLAEANAKSNKIVDSKNELDEYSDESADSDSDDNDNGDADSDDDDDDEDSDDDDEEEEEDEEEDDEVQERENILDAANGIQQIEQDILTGKHGNNGDNDEDEDEYEDDSEGTNVDDVVILENASMFALSTVALMVGCIVIGSLIMVLLVAKIVALIFKRRGERYRQALLASKNSFVYQKLTEDIVPSKTPKVHRYEPINQV, via the exons ATGAGATGCCAGTATCTACTGGTGCTCGCGGTAGCGCTCTGTGCGCTCGCCGTGAGCTCCAGTCCGGCCGTCAAGCCGGACCTACCGAAGGCACAGGATCTACTGTTCAATAAAATGCTCGCCGAAACTACGCGCCCGGTCATGGATGCGCACGATCCACGCTACAATAAGATGTTGCCCCAGCCCGAGGAAAATCTGATCGACTCCGACATCAGCGAAGATGATGAGGACGATGACACGGAGGAGACCGATGACATTCTGCCGAAAAAGGCAGCCGATTTGAATCCCATGTACGCGCAACGAGGCAAGCAGCAACCGGTTAAGCCGGAAGTGTCCACCGTTG GTTCGGTAGCTATCAACAAGGTAAAAATCAACGACGATATCGATAGTTACGAGGAGGTACTGCTGAAGGGTAACGGCAAGAGCGTG GACATTGATGATTCGTATCAAGTGGAGGATCTGAGCAGTGAGGTTCTTACCTTTGATGAGGAT AAACCTTCCAAACTTACCACCTCCAAGCCCACCGCCAAAACGGAAGACGAAGACGATGAGTACGATGATGAATCGGACGAAAAGATCGATTTCTCCGGTGTAGACAAAGTTCTGGCTCAACCACTT AAACCGGTACCAGCTGAGAAGTCGGTCAAACCGTCGCCATCAAGCACTACCCAGAAACCGAAGAGTACCACCACTGGCAAACAGAATGTGGAAATTCTTGACcagtatgatgatgatgccgatATGGACTATCAGTACaactatgatgatgatgaggacaacgatgacgacgatgatgacgatgacgatgatgaggatgaggatgcGGAAGAGTTGCCTCCTCAGAAGGCTGGTAAGAACGTAAACACCGAAGCCAAGAAGCAAACCAAGCCTGTCAAGAAGACCAAGGATCAGAACAAAACTGCTGCCAAGGGT ACCGATGAATATTACTActacgacgatgatgatgacgatgaagacTATAATGTTGAGTCGTCTAACAATACCTACTGTCCACGAGGATGCATCTGCGAGCGTAACATGCACGCTTACATGGTTGCCACCTGCAGTCGTCTGGATTTGGAAACGCAAAAGTTCACCTCCCACATCACCGATCTGCAGGTGCTGGACGTTGGACCCAAGTACCCGATCGAGCTGGGACCGGAATTCTTCAAAAAGATTGGTCTCAGCCACGTCGTCTCGATCAAGATCACCAACTGCACGATCGTGTACATTAGCCCGCAAGCGTTTGCCGGTCTGGACGAGCTGTACTCGGTCAACCTGACCAACTCGGGCATCGACATGATTCATCCGGATACATTCGCTAACAACACCAAGCTACGCTTGCTGACCCTTTCGGGTAACGATTTGAGCGCAATGCAAAGCGTAAACCACAACACCCCGTACATGGACTACATGCTGAAGGCACCGACCGTGGAGGAGCTGGACATTTCACGCTGCAAGCTGCAGGAACTGCAACCGAACGCGTTCAACGAACTGAAAAACATTATCTACATCAATCTGTCCGAGAACAACCTGAGCAATCTGCCGGAGGGTATTTTCGACAATGTGGAAACCATCGAAGAGCTTGACCTTTCGATGAACAACATTGCGGAGCTGCCGAAGAACATCTTCACCAAAACGTCGCTTGCGATCCTGCATCTGAAGCACAACAAGATCAGCAACAACGTCGACTTTGTGACGGCGGATCTGCAGAAGCTTGATGTAAGCTTCTGCCAGATACGCACCATCAACAACCAAATGTTCAAGGGCATGGAAGGACTCACCAACCTCATCCTGAAGGGTAACCACATCGAGAAGATCAAACCGATGGCGTTCATCTCGCTGAGCAGCTTGCGTCAGATCGATCTGTCGTACAACAATCTGGAACAAATATCTGCCCAAACGTTCATCGGCAACAAGATGCTGGatatcatccgtatgaacaaTAACCCACGGCTAAAGCATCTGCCGAACGAAGGTTTCGAAAGTTCGTACAACGGTACGTTCAATGTGTACTTCATGGACATCTCGAACTGCGACATTTCGGAGCTGGCGGACAACACGTTCAAGACGATGCCACAGCTGACTCGACTTAACTTGGCGTGGAACAATCTGCAAACAGTTCGTCCAGCACTTATGGCACATTTGAGCAAGCTGATGGATTTGGACCTGAGGAACAACATGATCACGGAGCTGGATGAGAAGACGTTCCAGAACAATCGCAATCTAAACTCC ttgAATTTGTCCGGTAATCAAATCTCTAGCCTGGCTAGCAAGATCTTCCACCCGCTGCAGTATCTAAGCGAATTGGATATTAGCGATTGCGATCTGCGCACCATCTGGGAGGATTCGGCGGTCAAGGCGAAACGGGAGGAAGTACTTCCGAACCTGAAGCGTCTGAATGCGTCGTACAACGTGATTTCGGAGGTATTTGTGTCGGATTTGGTATCGATGGGCAAACTGCGCGTACTGGACATCCGCAACAACTCGCTTAGCTGCAACGAACGTTTGCCAACGCTGATCGATTTCCTGCAGCAGAAGCAG ATCTCGATGGCCGATAGCTCGCACGATCACGTGACACATGCTGAAATTAATGTACTGCGCACGGACAACTCGGCATCGCTGAAGCAGTGGGGACAGTTTGCATGGGAAATTTGCCAGGGCGATAGCACACTGTCATACAGCGAAACGGAAGAAGATAAtgaggatgacgatgattCTGAGGACGCTGATGCTGATGTGCTGGCAGAGGCGAATGCCAAGTCTAACAAGATTGTGGACAGCAAGAACGAGCTGGATGAATACTCGGATGAATCGGCCGATAGTGATAGCGATGACAATGATAACGGTGATGCGGATagtgacgacgatgatgatgacgaggacagcgatgatgatgatgaggaggaggaggaggatgaggaAGAGGACGATGAAGTGCAGGAACGTGAGAACATCCTTGATGCTGCCAATGGTATCCAGCAGATTGAACAGGATATCCTTACCGGCAAGCACGGTAACAACGGTGACaatgatgaggatgaagaCGAATACGAGGATGATAGCGAGGGCACGAACGTGGACGATGTCGTCATACTGGAGAACGCGTCTATGTTTGCTCTGTCTACCGTTGCGCTGATGGTTGGCTGTATCGTGATTGGCAGCTTGATCATGGTGCTGCTGGTTGCGAAGATCGTTGCACTGATCTTCAAGCGACGCGGCGAACGTTACCGCCAGGCACTGCTTGCATCGAAGAACTCGTTCGTCTATCAAAAGCTGACGGAAGATATTGTTCCATCGAAGACGCCGAAGGTCCATCGGTACGAACCGATCAATCAGGTGTAA